In Treponema vincentii, a single window of DNA contains:
- the rpoC gene encoding DNA-directed RNA polymerase subunit beta', translating into MRDIQDFDNIMIKLASPEAIRAWSYGEVKKPETINYRTLRPEREGLFCERIFGTTKEWECYCGKFKSIRYKGVICDRCGVEVTHFKVRRERMGHIELAAPVSHIWYYRSVPSRMGLLLDLPVAALRSVLYYEKYIVIEPGGTDLKKNQLLNEDEYRDAQERYGGAFTANMGAEAVKTLLSNLNLDELAAQLRMKMIEKGAKSDKRLLKRIEIVEHFRTSNNKPEWMILDVIPVIPPDLRPMVQLDGGRFATSDLNDLYRRVIHRNSRLTRLMSLKAPDIIIRNEKRMLQEAVDALFDNSKRKRVIKGSSNRPLKSISDMLKGKQGRFRQNLLGKRVDYSGRSVIVVGPELKLWQCGLPTKMAMELFKPFIMKKLVQKEIVSNIKKAKIMVEQEAAPVFAILDEVISEHPVMLNRAPTLHRLGIQAFEPVLVEGKAIKLHPLVCKPFNADFDGDQMAIHVPLTQAAQMECWTLMLSSRNLLDPANGKTIVYPSQDMVLGLYYLTKQRSLKEGQHVRRYSSVAEVMMAAEAGSIGWQELIKIKYRGEEVETTPGRLAFNEEMPEGVPFVNTALDDKQIRKLIETVYRTKGTWVTVQMLDKLKSVGYYYATFFGATLSMDDIIIPAEKSAMLEKANSEVLSIYNQYRGGHITQEERYNRVVEVWSKTNEELTTIMMDTLAKDQDGFNTIYMMATSGARGSRNQIRQLAGMRGLMAKPSGDIIELPIRSNFKEGLNVIEFFISTNGARKGLADTALKTADAGYLTRRLVDIAQDVVVNEEDCGTINGIEYSAVKSGDEVIESLSERIVGKYTLERVEHPISHELLIDVNEYITDEIAAKIEEAGVQTVKLRTVLTCESKHGVCVKCYGRNLARNKIVEIGEAVGIIAAQSIGQPGTQLTMRTFHVGGTASSTTEENHITFKYPVIIKDILGTSIPLDDGNLLFTRRGTLLFEKVLKEYTLAAGDSVAVETGVRILRDDVLYTAADGTVIKSPLNAFAYLKGSTLYLTAPEQKTEIRNGSTVVIKKGDYVPATSIVATFDPYNEPILAEQDGFVRFEDIIPGSTLEEEVNDETGVVERHISELKSDMTLQPRVFISDESGNALGFYYLPDGAQLMVEEDTQIKAGTVIAKLAKAAARTQDITGGLPRVSELFEARRPKVPAVLAQVAGTVSFKGLLKGKRIVIVRDHYGKDYKHLVPMSKRLLVRDGDTVEAGERLCDGNLDPHDILAILGENALQNYLMNEIRDVYRMQGVSINDKHIGVIVRQMLRKIEVVSVGDTRFIYGQQVDKYQFHAENKRVTAEGGQPAIARPMFQGITKAALNIDSFISAASFQETTKVLTNAAIAGKTDELRGLKENVIIGHLIPAGTGMPQYRSVKLFDKNMSDLDEQVNEILERRRRELEEAAAAEAEAEMDEEDFDTDDDLGYDDTESVETSYDEEPREEPAGDAGDFED; encoded by the coding sequence ATGAGAGATATACAAGATTTCGACAATATTATGATTAAATTAGCTTCGCCCGAAGCGATCCGCGCGTGGTCGTACGGCGAAGTAAAGAAACCCGAAACAATTAACTACCGTACCCTGCGTCCTGAGCGGGAAGGGCTTTTCTGCGAGCGTATTTTCGGTACTACAAAAGAATGGGAATGCTATTGCGGTAAGTTTAAATCAATCCGTTACAAAGGCGTTATCTGCGACCGCTGCGGTGTCGAGGTTACTCATTTTAAAGTACGCCGCGAGCGTATGGGGCATATCGAATTGGCAGCACCTGTTTCTCATATCTGGTACTATCGGTCGGTACCGAGCCGAATGGGGCTTTTGCTGGACTTACCGGTTGCGGCGCTCCGTTCGGTGTTGTATTACGAAAAGTACATTGTCATTGAGCCGGGTGGAACGGATTTAAAGAAAAATCAGCTGTTAAACGAAGACGAATATCGCGATGCTCAGGAACGGTACGGCGGCGCCTTTACCGCAAATATGGGAGCGGAAGCCGTTAAAACCTTATTAAGCAACTTAAATCTGGATGAGCTCGCTGCTCAGCTCAGAATGAAGATGATCGAAAAGGGTGCAAAAAGCGATAAGCGGCTTTTAAAGCGCATCGAAATTGTCGAGCATTTCAGAACGTCAAACAATAAGCCCGAATGGATGATTCTCGATGTGATTCCGGTTATTCCGCCCGATTTGCGCCCGATGGTACAGTTGGACGGCGGACGCTTTGCAACTTCGGATTTAAACGATTTGTACCGCCGCGTTATTCACCGGAATAGCCGCTTAACTCGCTTGATGAGCTTAAAAGCACCCGATATCATTATCCGCAACGAAAAGCGGATGCTGCAAGAAGCGGTAGATGCTTTGTTCGATAATTCGAAGCGGAAGCGTGTCATTAAAGGTTCGTCAAACCGCCCGCTCAAGTCTATCTCCGATATGCTCAAGGGTAAGCAAGGGCGCTTCCGCCAGAACCTGCTCGGTAAGCGCGTTGACTATTCGGGGCGTTCGGTTATCGTTGTCGGTCCCGAATTAAAGCTGTGGCAGTGCGGCTTGCCCACCAAGATGGCAATGGAGCTTTTCAAGCCGTTCATTATGAAAAAGCTCGTGCAAAAAGAAATCGTTTCCAATATCAAGAAAGCAAAGATTATGGTTGAGCAGGAGGCCGCTCCGGTTTTTGCCATTCTCGATGAGGTTATCAGCGAACATCCCGTTATGTTGAACCGTGCGCCGACGCTGCACCGGCTCGGTATTCAGGCCTTTGAACCGGTTCTTGTCGAAGGGAAGGCTATTAAGCTGCACCCGCTCGTTTGTAAACCGTTCAACGCGGACTTCGACGGTGACCAGATGGCTATTCACGTACCGCTTACACAGGCGGCGCAGATGGAATGTTGGACGCTGATGCTTTCAAGCAGAAACTTGCTCGACCCTGCAAACGGAAAGACAATCGTATATCCGTCACAGGATATGGTTCTCGGTTTGTACTATTTAACCAAGCAGCGTTCATTAAAGGAAGGTCAGCATGTTCGCCGGTATTCTTCAGTTGCCGAGGTGATGATGGCCGCAGAGGCCGGTTCCATCGGTTGGCAGGAACTGATAAAGATTAAGTACCGCGGTGAAGAGGTTGAAACGACGCCCGGCCGCCTCGCCTTTAACGAAGAGATGCCGGAAGGAGTTCCGTTTGTCAATACCGCTCTGGATGATAAGCAAATCCGCAAGCTGATTGAAACCGTGTACCGCACGAAGGGAACATGGGTTACCGTCCAGATGCTCGATAAGCTCAAATCCGTCGGGTATTACTATGCGACTTTCTTCGGCGCGACGTTGAGTATGGATGATATCATTATCCCTGCGGAAAAATCGGCTATGCTTGAAAAAGCAAACAGCGAAGTTCTTTCTATATATAATCAGTATCGCGGCGGTCATATTACGCAGGAAGAGCGGTATAACAGGGTTGTTGAAGTGTGGTCAAAGACAAACGAAGAGTTGACCACGATAATGATGGATACGCTCGCAAAGGATCAGGACGGCTTCAACACAATTTATATGATGGCCACCTCCGGTGCTCGTGGTAGCCGTAACCAGATTCGTCAGCTTGCCGGTATGCGAGGCCTTATGGCTAAACCGAGCGGCGACATTATCGAGTTGCCCATTCGTTCAAACTTCAAAGAAGGTTTGAACGTTATCGAATTCTTTATTTCTACGAACGGCGCCCGAAAGGGTCTTGCCGATACCGCGTTGAAGACTGCTGATGCCGGTTATCTAACGCGTCGTCTTGTCGATATTGCACAGGATGTTGTTGTCAATGAAGAAGATTGCGGCACCATCAACGGTATTGAATACTCGGCGGTAAAATCCGGAGACGAGGTTATTGAATCTTTGAGCGAACGGATTGTCGGTAAGTATACGCTCGAGCGGGTTGAGCACCCGATTTCGCATGAGCTCTTAATTGATGTAAACGAATATATCACCGATGAGATTGCTGCGAAGATCGAAGAAGCAGGCGTCCAGACCGTTAAGCTCCGCACGGTATTAACCTGCGAGTCCAAACACGGCGTTTGTGTCAAGTGCTATGGCCGCAACCTTGCCCGCAATAAGATTGTCGAAATCGGCGAGGCGGTCGGTATCATCGCCGCACAGTCCATCGGTCAGCCGGGTACTCAGCTCACGATGCGTACCTTCCACGTCGGAGGTACGGCAAGCAGCACGACCGAAGAGAATCATATCACCTTTAAATATCCCGTCATCATCAAGGATATTTTGGGAACATCCATTCCGCTTGATGACGGCAATCTCTTGTTTACCCGGCGCGGTACGCTTCTGTTTGAGAAGGTACTTAAAGAGTATACGCTTGCGGCAGGGGATTCCGTTGCGGTGGAAACGGGTGTTCGCATTCTGCGCGACGACGTGCTGTATACCGCTGCGGATGGCACGGTTATAAAGAGCCCGCTGAACGCTTTTGCTTATTTGAAGGGTTCGACGTTGTATTTGACGGCGCCCGAACAGAAGACCGAAATCAGAAACGGTTCTACCGTTGTTATTAAAAAGGGTGATTACGTACCGGCTACCTCGATTGTTGCAACCTTCGATCCGTATAATGAACCGATTCTTGCGGAACAGGACGGATTTGTCCGGTTTGAGGATATTATCCCCGGTTCGACCCTCGAAGAAGAAGTCAACGATGAAACCGGCGTCGTGGAACGCCATATTTCCGAATTAAAATCGGATATGACCTTACAGCCCCGTGTATTTATTTCTGATGAATCCGGTAATGCGCTCGGTTTCTATTATCTACCGGACGGCGCTCAGCTGATGGTCGAAGAAGATACGCAGATTAAGGCCGGTACCGTTATCGCAAAACTTGCAAAAGCCGCTGCGAGAACGCAGGATATTACCGGCGGTCTTCCCCGTGTTTCGGAACTCTTTGAAGCTCGCCGTCCCAAAGTGCCTGCAGTACTGGCTCAGGTCGCCGGTACCGTTTCGTTTAAAGGCTTGCTGAAAGGTAAGCGCATCGTTATTGTGCGCGACCATTACGGCAAGGATTATAAGCACTTGGTTCCGATGTCCAAGCGACTGCTTGTCCGAGACGGCGACACGGTTGAAGCGGGTGAGCGGCTATGCGACGGTAACCTTGATCCACATGATATTCTTGCAATCTTGGGTGAAAATGCACTTCAGAATTATCTGATGAATGAGATCCGTGACGTTTACCGAATGCAGGGCGTTTCCATCAACGATAAGCACATCGGCGTTATTGTCCGCCAGATGCTCCGTAAGATTGAGGTGGTTTCCGTCGGCGATACCCGCTTTATCTACGGTCAGCAGGTTGATAAGTATCAGTTCCATGCGGAAAATAAGCGCGTTACCGCGGAAGGCGGTCAGCCGGCTATCGCTCGTCCGATGTTCCAAGGTATTACCAAAGCGGCATTGAATATCGACTCATTCATCTCGGCTGCTTCGTTCCAGGAGACGACAAAGGTTTTGACGAATGCCGCTATTGCCGGAAAAACCGACGAGCTGCGCGGCTTAAAGGAAAACGTTATTATCGGACATCTTATTCCCGCCGGTACCGGTATGCCGCAGTATCGTTCGGTTAAGCTCTTTGATAAGAACATGAGCGACTTGGACGAGCAGGTCAATGAAATTCTCGAGCGGCGCAGACGCGAGCTGGAAGAAGCGGCAGCTGCCGAAGCCGAAGCGGAGATGGATGAAGAAGATTTTGATACGGATGACGATCTCGGCTATGATGATACGGAGTCCGTCGAAACTTCTTATGATGAAGAGCCTCGTGAAGAACCTGCAGGAGATGCTGGGGATTTTGAGGATTGA